A part of Streptantibioticus cattleyicolor NRRL 8057 = DSM 46488 genomic DNA contains:
- a CDS encoding carboxymuconolactone decarboxylase family protein, with protein sequence MDARLDFFADATAGKAIKHLMAAGKAIKESSLPAATQELVALRVSQVNGCGACVDMHTKEAAAAGESAVRLHLVAVWREATVFTEAERAALELAEQATRIADGAGGVGDEVWARAAEHYDEAQLTALVVLISFMNMVNRLNVVTRQPAGGYEPGRLH encoded by the coding sequence ATGGACGCGCGACTGGATTTCTTCGCCGACGCGACGGCCGGCAAGGCGATCAAGCATCTGATGGCGGCGGGCAAGGCGATCAAGGAGTCGTCGCTGCCGGCGGCGACGCAGGAGTTGGTGGCGCTGCGGGTCAGCCAGGTCAACGGGTGCGGTGCCTGCGTCGACATGCACACCAAGGAGGCCGCCGCGGCCGGGGAGAGCGCGGTGCGGCTGCATCTGGTGGCGGTGTGGCGGGAGGCCACGGTCTTCACCGAGGCCGAACGCGCGGCGCTGGAGCTGGCGGAGCAGGCGACCCGGATCGCCGACGGGGCGGGCGGGGTCGGCGACGAGGTGTGGGCACGCGCCGCCGAGCACTACGACGAGGCGCAGTTGACCGCTCTGGTGGTGCTGATCTCGTTCATGAACATGGTCAACCGGCTCAACGTCGTCACCCGGCAGCCGGCCGGCGGCTACGAGCCGGGCCGACTCCACTGA